From a single Nostoc edaphicum CCNP1411 genomic region:
- a CDS encoding carotenoid oxygenase family protein: MVAKEISPYLTGNFSPIQTEITADDLLVIGELPTDLSGIFVRNGPNPQFSPKGDYKWIDGDGMLHGVEINNGKATYRNRYVQTRGFKLEQKVGRAVWTSLMESPQLHNPPNNLFSPFKNTANTGIVWHAGQLLALWEGAEPYEITIPDLITIGPFTYGNQLNSPFTAHPKVDFVTGEMMFFGYSLLEPPYLKYSVVSSEGELLRTVPIDLPTGVMMHDFAITANYTIFMDLPLTFSLERLQRREPAYMFEPNLPSRFGIISRHSDGRNIRWFEVSTCYVLHILNAYETEEEVVIIGCRTDDAQLLNIPTKTNLRHNQINKPQLYGWRFNIRTGAVQEGTIDDLASEFPSLNQQFVGRRNRYGYTARMVPELLPVFTLDALIKYDFANGYSQVHEWGTGRYGGEAIFVPRSNATQEDDGWLLTFVYDTATKTSELVVVNAQDIADKPVARILLPQRVPYGFHGTWIPEKSMHPAF; encoded by the coding sequence ATCGTCGCAAAAGAAATTAGTCCCTATCTTACAGGTAACTTTTCTCCAATACAAACAGAAATCACAGCAGATGACCTCTTAGTAATTGGAGAATTACCAACTGATTTATCAGGAATATTTGTCCGCAATGGTCCTAATCCCCAGTTTTCTCCCAAAGGTGATTACAAGTGGATTGATGGAGATGGAATGTTGCACGGGGTGGAGATTAATAATGGCAAAGCCACTTACCGCAACCGCTATGTCCAGACACGGGGATTTAAACTGGAACAGAAAGTAGGTCGAGCCGTCTGGACAAGTCTGATGGAATCGCCACAACTTCACAACCCTCCCAATAATCTTTTCAGTCCGTTCAAGAACACTGCTAACACTGGCATAGTGTGGCACGCAGGTCAATTATTGGCACTTTGGGAAGGAGCCGAACCATACGAAATTACCATACCTGACTTGATAACAATCGGGCCATTCACTTATGGAAATCAACTAAATTCTCCCTTCACTGCTCACCCCAAAGTTGATTTTGTAACTGGGGAAATGATGTTTTTTGGATATTCTTTATTAGAGCCACCTTATTTAAAGTACAGCGTGGTTTCATCTGAGGGAGAGTTACTAAGAACAGTTCCGATTGATTTGCCTACAGGGGTGATGATGCATGACTTTGCCATCACTGCAAATTACACAATATTCATGGATTTGCCCCTGACATTTAGTTTAGAAAGGCTACAACGCAGAGAACCAGCTTATATGTTTGAACCAAATCTGCCCAGCCGTTTTGGTATTATTTCCCGTCATAGCGATGGCAGAAACATCCGCTGGTTTGAAGTTTCTACCTGTTATGTTTTACATATTCTCAACGCCTATGAAACAGAAGAGGAAGTCGTTATCATTGGCTGTCGCACAGATGATGCTCAACTGCTGAACATACCGACCAAAACAAACTTACGTCACAATCAGATTAATAAACCGCAGTTATATGGCTGGCGATTCAATATCCGCACAGGTGCAGTCCAAGAAGGAACAATTGATGATTTAGCTTCAGAATTTCCTAGTTTAAATCAGCAATTTGTCGGAAGACGGAATCGATACGGCTATACAGCCAGAATGGTGCCAGAACTGCTACCTGTATTTACTTTAGATGCACTCATTAAGTATGACTTTGCCAATGGTTATTCTCAAGTCCATGAGTGGGGGACTGGTCGCTATGGAGGAGAGGCAATATTTGTCCCCCGTTCCAACGCGACTCAAGAGGATGATGGTTGGTTGTTAACTTTCGTCTACGACACAGCTACAAAAACTTCAGAACTAGTAGTGGTGAATGCCCAAGACATCGCAGATAAACCTGTAGCCCGCATTCTTCTACCCCAGCGAGTTCCTTACGGTTTCCACGGAACTTGGATTCCAGAAAAATCAATGCATCCAGCTTTTTAA
- a CDS encoding NAD(P)/FAD-dependent oxidoreductase, translating to MNNTQCQTYDYDVVIMGAGLAGVCQARHLLLNVPNIKIALVDPRPEERTEKDLKVGESAVEISTLMICKELGLYDYMVEHHPPKFGLNFHWPKHPESTENINDYHHLWAIRQPPLASVLIHRPKFERDVLRMNQQMGAVFYQGRVVDVDLTSGDGLNVVKVKLDRQYLELTAKHVIDAAGRKFIIGRKTDNVLFGPENVRGVNNGSAWMRVKNVDRTIFHSGYDPLVSTCSHYYATNHWMGHGHWVWMIPTDTQNMELSIGLVHHHDYIQAQTVNTKEKFYAFLEANHNIMYRLLKSGEEIDFHYWPKLAHKSKTILSKDNWYVIGDAAAIFDPFYSMGMTMMSFEIDTITEVIRAKLAGEPDAEKKRAVYNGFNLGMIDRNNLLVSHHPKHLGNASIMSHRMFIENMWWFGMMIPLYVGKWHLDLKFLAKIKQPGRVYITEILTAVYQQLTELAEKNANIGFMYTHRADELPFNYIMSRDFDEFIHLTKYEPQRTNVFVSMQYTHFFVAIWYLKFLWKGFGLKGLLAPQNLKHIFALLKASALAGWDNWLFKLKTKGVPDNSITAKAREDFKSYQHQPDLQPWISLANEKTLQNGTHELPSLKDENTLKVPELVTLPAEIKS from the coding sequence ATGAACAACACTCAGTGCCAAACCTATGATTATGATGTAGTCATTATGGGTGCTGGATTGGCGGGAGTATGTCAAGCTCGCCACCTACTACTTAATGTTCCTAATATCAAAATTGCTTTGGTCGATCCTCGTCCTGAAGAACGGACAGAAAAGGATTTGAAAGTGGGTGAGTCAGCGGTTGAAATCTCTACCCTGATGATCTGCAAGGAGTTGGGTCTTTATGACTACATGGTTGAGCATCATCCGCCAAAATTTGGTTTAAACTTTCATTGGCCTAAGCATCCAGAAAGTACAGAAAACATTAATGACTATCATCATCTCTGGGCTATTCGGCAACCACCATTGGCTTCTGTTCTGATTCACCGCCCCAAATTTGAGCGGGATGTGCTGAGGATGAATCAGCAGATGGGCGCTGTCTTTTATCAAGGTCGTGTTGTTGATGTTGACCTAACGTCTGGGGATGGCCTGAACGTAGTCAAAGTCAAACTCGATCGTCAGTATCTCGAACTTACAGCTAAACATGTGATTGATGCGGCAGGACGCAAGTTTATCATCGGTCGCAAGACAGATAATGTGTTGTTTGGCCCTGAAAACGTCCGTGGTGTTAACAATGGTTCAGCATGGATGCGCGTTAAAAATGTCGATCGCACTATTTTTCACAGTGGTTACGATCCTTTAGTTTCAACTTGTAGCCACTACTATGCTACTAATCACTGGATGGGACACGGACATTGGGTTTGGATGATTCCCACAGATACCCAAAATATGGAGTTGTCAATCGGATTAGTCCACCATCACGACTATATTCAGGCCCAGACTGTCAACACTAAAGAAAAGTTTTATGCTTTTCTAGAAGCAAACCATAACATTATGTATCGACTGCTCAAGAGCGGAGAGGAAATTGATTTCCATTACTGGCCCAAGCTAGCGCACAAGAGCAAGACCATACTCTCAAAAGATAACTGGTATGTAATTGGTGATGCAGCAGCTATCTTCGATCCCTTCTACTCGATGGGAATGACGATGATGTCCTTTGAAATAGACACCATTACAGAAGTGATTCGTGCCAAGTTAGCAGGTGAGCCAGATGCAGAGAAGAAGCGGGCGGTTTACAATGGCTTTAATTTAGGGATGATCGATCGCAACAATCTTCTTGTCAGCCATCATCCTAAGCATCTTGGTAACGCTAGCATCATGAGTCATCGCATGTTCATAGAAAACATGTGGTGGTTTGGGATGATGATTCCTTTGTATGTCGGTAAGTGGCATTTAGATTTGAAATTCCTGGCAAAAATTAAGCAACCAGGTCGTGTATATATTACCGAAATATTAACTGCTGTCTATCAACAGTTAACAGAGTTGGCAGAGAAGAACGCCAACATCGGGTTTATGTACACCCATCGAGCAGATGAATTGCCTTTTAATTACATAATGAGCCGGGATTTTGACGAATTCATCCACCTCACCAAGTACGAACCCCAACGAACTAATGTTTTTGTATCTATGCAATACACTCACTTTTTCGTTGCTATTTGGTACCTTAAGTTCCTATGGAAGGGTTTTGGACTAAAAGGTTTGTTAGCACCACAAAATCTTAAGCACATTTTCGCTTTGCTAAAAGCATCTGCTCTAGCAGGTTGGGATAACTGGCTTTTCAAATTGAAAACCAAAGGCGTGCCAGACAACAGTATCACTGCAAAAGCTAGAGAAGATTTCAAGAGTTACCAACACCAACCCGACTTACAGCCCTGGATTAGTTTGGCTAATGAAAAGACGTTACAAAATGGGACTCATGAACTCCCAAGCTTAAAGGACGAAAATACACTAAAGGTTCCAGAATTAGTCACGTTGCCAGCGGAAATCAAGTCTTAA
- a CDS encoding aldehyde dehydrogenase, with the protein MLTQVDYNEIEYQQQFFQTGKTKNLDFRIQQLKILQQAIENNKDNIVQALKADLHKSGFEAYFEIIGVLEEIKYALNNIRAWTKPQKVATPFYQFLSSAQVRSEPLGVILIIGPWNYPFNLMFAPLVGAIAAGNCAILKPSEIAPYTSEVIEKIVHENFDPSFIEVIEGGIETSQELLSQNFDHIFFTGGTEVGKLVMAAAAKNLTPVTLELGGKSPCIVDENIHLEHTAKRIVWGKFFNAGQTCTAPDYLLVNRKIKQDLLTNIKKQIRIFYGDEPSASKSYARVINQKHFRRLSQLLESGNVLVGGETNLENLYIAPTIIDQVSWQDKIMQEEIFGPILPVLEYTDLSEAIALVNRQQKPLALYFFSSNKKNQERILQETVSGGVCINDTVMHLTVPSLPFGGIGTSGMGRYHGKAGFDNFSYQRGILNKSFLIDLKWRYPPYPEKKKH; encoded by the coding sequence ATGCTAACTCAAGTAGATTATAATGAAATTGAATATCAGCAACAGTTTTTTCAGACTGGTAAAACCAAAAATCTTGATTTTCGGATTCAACAACTGAAAATTCTTCAACAGGCAATTGAGAATAATAAAGATAATATTGTTCAAGCTTTAAAAGCTGATTTGCATAAATCAGGCTTTGAAGCTTATTTTGAAATAATTGGAGTTTTAGAAGAAATTAAATATGCTCTCAACAATATTAGAGCATGGACAAAACCACAGAAGGTTGCGACTCCCTTTTATCAGTTTCTTTCTTCTGCCCAAGTTCGTTCTGAACCTCTTGGTGTGATTCTGATTATTGGCCCTTGGAATTACCCATTTAATTTAATGTTTGCGCCATTGGTGGGTGCGATCGCTGCTGGTAATTGTGCGATTTTAAAACCATCAGAAATAGCTCCTTATACTTCTGAAGTCATAGAAAAAATAGTTCACGAAAATTTCGATCCATCTTTTATTGAAGTGATTGAAGGCGGTATTGAAACTAGTCAAGAACTATTGTCACAAAATTTTGATCATATCTTTTTTACTGGTGGCACTGAAGTTGGTAAACTTGTAATGGCAGCCGCCGCTAAAAACTTGACACCAGTTACCCTTGAGCTAGGTGGAAAAAGCCCTTGTATTGTTGATGAAAATATTCATCTTGAACATACAGCTAAAAGAATTGTTTGGGGTAAATTCTTTAATGCAGGTCAAACTTGTACTGCACCTGATTATCTGTTAGTAAATCGCAAAATTAAACAAGATTTATTAACTAACATTAAAAAACAAATACGAATTTTTTACGGCGACGAACCTTCAGCAAGTAAAAGCTATGCTAGAGTCATCAATCAAAAACATTTTCGCCGCCTTTCGCAATTATTAGAAAGTGGTAATGTTTTAGTGGGAGGCGAAACGAATTTAGAGAATCTTTATATTGCTCCTACTATTATCGATCAAGTCTCTTGGCAAGACAAGATCATGCAAGAGGAAATTTTTGGGCCGATTCTTCCTGTTCTAGAATATACAGATTTATCAGAAGCGATCGCCCTTGTGAATCGACAACAAAAACCCCTTGCTTTATACTTCTTTTCTAGTAATAAAAAAAATCAAGAGCGGATTTTGCAAGAAACTGTCTCTGGTGGAGTCTGCATTAACGATACCGTTATGCATTTGACTGTTCCTTCTTTACCTTTTGGTGGAATTGGTACTAGTGGAATGGGTCGTTATCATGGTAAAGCTGGCTTTGATAACTTTTCTTATCAAAGAGGCATATTAAATAAATCTTTTCTGATTGATTTGAAATGGAGATATCCTCCCTATCCAGAGAAAAAGAAACACTAA
- a CDS encoding NAD(P)/FAD-dependent oxidoreductase, whose amino-acid sequence MSVNNTTQSQAYDIVIMGAGIAGVCQARHLLLNIPNIKIALIDPRPEERTEKDLKIGESTVEVSTLFFGKELGLYDYLIENHPPKFGLNYHWPKDPKNTQTIDDYYHVWSIKQPPLASVLMNRAKFERDVLKMNKEMGVDFYNGRVVNVDLGSGDIPNNVKVKIGNDYLELTTKHLIDAAGRKFIIGQKTDNLLFGPEKLAGLNNGSAWVRVKNVDRTIFHSGYDPTGATCSHYYATNHMMGHGHWIWVIPTDTQTMELSVGVSHHHEVIPAQSVNTKEKFYAFLESNHNILYQLVKSGEDIDFHYLPRVAHKSKTLFSPDNWYVIGDAAAIFDPFYSLGMVMMTFQMESVTEIIRAKLAGEPDAEKKRAVYNAYNLGYVESCNHLLHDHAKQLGHASIMSWRVYLENMWWFGMIVPLYVGKWHLDLKFLRRFSQQSRQVIRTLMSHVYEQFNELIEKDANIGMMYVHRGQQLPFGYYMTQEFDSYLQNTKYEPQRCNVFAYMKNIYFFVALWYLKFLWKGFGLKGVLSPVNLKYVFALLNASAQSSWDDLIYRRKTKGTAANSEIARVTEEFKNYRHQPELEPWLKSKSAESQKLPEQELVTSEL is encoded by the coding sequence ATGTCAGTGAACAACACAACTCAGTCTCAAGCTTACGATATCGTCATTATGGGTGCTGGGATCGCTGGAGTATGTCAAGCTCGTCACTTGCTGCTGAATATTCCCAACATCAAAATCGCCTTAATTGACCCACGTCCTGAAGAACGGACTGAAAAAGATTTAAAAATTGGTGAGTCAACTGTCGAAGTTTCTACTCTCTTTTTCGGCAAAGAGTTAGGTCTTTATGATTATTTAATTGAGAATCATCCACCGAAATTTGGACTAAACTATCATTGGCCCAAAGACCCAAAAAATACACAGACCATCGATGACTACTATCATGTCTGGTCTATTAAACAACCCCCGCTAGCTTCCGTTCTCATGAACCGCGCCAAGTTCGAGCGGGATGTCTTGAAAATGAATAAGGAGATGGGAGTTGACTTTTACAATGGTCGTGTAGTCAACGTTGATTTAGGCTCTGGTGATATCCCAAACAATGTTAAGGTGAAAATAGGTAATGACTACCTAGAACTTACAACCAAGCATCTTATTGATGCAGCAGGACGCAAATTTATCATTGGTCAGAAAACAGACAATCTACTTTTTGGCCCTGAGAAACTCGCTGGTCTTAACAATGGTTCTGCATGGGTACGGGTTAAAAATGTCGATCGCACCATTTTTCACAGTGGTTACGATCCTACAGGTGCTACATGTAGCCATTACTATGCCACTAATCACATGATGGGTCACGGCCATTGGATCTGGGTCATTCCTACAGATACTCAGACTATGGAATTATCAGTAGGGGTATCTCATCATCATGAAGTCATCCCAGCGCAGAGCGTTAACACCAAAGAAAAGTTTTATGCTTTTTTAGAATCAAATCACAACATTCTTTACCAACTAGTCAAGAGTGGAGAAGATATTGACTTTCATTACTTACCAAGGGTGGCACACAAGAGTAAAACTCTGTTTTCTCCAGACAATTGGTATGTAATTGGTGATGCAGCTGCCATCTTCGATCCTTTCTATTCCTTAGGAATGGTAATGATGACATTTCAAATGGAAAGTGTCACAGAAATTATCCGAGCAAAATTAGCAGGTGAACCGGATGCAGAGAAGAAGCGGGCTGTGTATAATGCCTACAATCTTGGCTATGTAGAGTCTTGCAATCATCTTCTCCACGACCACGCCAAACAACTTGGTCATGCTAGCATCATGAGCTGGCGCGTCTATCTAGAAAACATGTGGTGGTTCGGGATGATTGTGCCTTTGTATGTTGGCAAATGGCATTTAGATTTGAAGTTTCTCCGCAGATTTAGCCAACAAAGTCGTCAAGTGATCAGAACATTGATGTCTCATGTGTATGAACAGTTCAATGAACTCATAGAAAAAGATGCTAATATTGGCATGATGTATGTTCACCGAGGGCAGCAATTACCCTTCGGTTACTACATGACCCAAGAATTTGATAGCTATTTGCAAAACACAAAATACGAACCTCAAAGATGCAATGTTTTTGCATACATGAAAAACATTTACTTCTTTGTTGCTCTTTGGTATCTCAAATTTTTGTGGAAAGGTTTTGGACTAAAAGGTGTGTTGTCACCAGTTAATCTAAAATATGTTTTTGCTTTACTCAATGCATCTGCTCAATCTAGTTGGGATGATCTAATTTACCGACGCAAGACCAAAGGTACGGCAGCTAATAGTGAAATTGCTAGGGTGACAGAAGAGTTCAAGAATTATAGACATCAACCTGAATTGGAGCCTTGGCTCAAGAGTAAGAGTGCTGAATCTCAAAAATTGCCAGAGCAAGAGCTAGTCACATCTGAGTTATAG